A part of Vigna radiata var. radiata cultivar VC1973A chromosome 11, Vradiata_ver6, whole genome shotgun sequence genomic DNA contains:
- the LOC106776869 gene encoding 2-oxoglutarate-dependent dioxygenase DAO-like: MEASVPEVDFEKLSEGEELKKLREACEKYGILRVINHPIPETLMIEMKSVVKFMHDLPLEIKMRNKSIIPDSGYIPPHPSSPLYEAMAIYDFHKSPQALEDFFSQLDLPPHYRKIVKSYGKAIHELASNIAKEMGKSLGIEDVDFKDWPFILRSIKYNFSPENIGEIGVMLHSDTGFITLIQDDETVSGLELLDDSGLFKVVTPKPGSLLCIVGDVGRVWSNEKFWNARHRVICNETCTRYSFGVFMLAARDGIVEAHPKLAERNDAPRYRPFKYEDLRQFRIVTGKRNAEVLDQYRIA, encoded by the exons atggAGGCTAGTGTTCCTGAGGTGGATTTTGAGAAGCTTTCAGAGGGAGAGGAGTTGAAGAAGCTAAGAGAAGCATGTGAGAAATATGGTATTTTAAGGGTCATCAACCATCCTATTCCAGAAACACTGATGATAGAGATGAAATCAGTGGTCAAATTCATGCATGATCTTCCTTTAGAGATAAAAATGCGCAACAAATCCATAATTCCTGATAGTGGTTATATTCCACCGCATCCATCAAGTCCTCTATATGAGGCCATGGCGATATATGACTTTCATAAATCACCACAGGCACTTGAAGATTTCTTCTCCCAGCTCGATTTACCACCCCATTACAG GAAAATAGTAAAGTCATATGGGAAAGCAATTCATGAGTTGGCATCAAATATAGCAAAAGAGATGGGAAAGTCTTTGGGTATAGAGGATGTTGATTTCAAGGACTGGCCTTTCATTTTAAGAAGTATTAAATACAATTTCAGCCCAGAAAATATAGGTGAAATTGGAGTAATGTTGCACTCAGATACAGGATTTATCACTCTAATTCAAGATGATGAAACTGTCAGTGGTCTTGAGCTGTTGGATGATTCTGGTTTATTCAAAGTAGTGACTCCCAAACCAGGGTCCTTGCTCTGCATTGTTGGAGATGTTGGACGT GTTTGGAGCAATGAAAAATTTTGGAATGCTAGGCATCGTGTAATTTGCAATGAAACATGTACTCGTTATTCGTTTGGTGTATTTATGTTAGCAGCAAGGGATGGCATTGTTGAGGCTCATCCAAAGTTGGCGGAACGTAACGATGCTCCTCGTTATCGACCATTTAAGTATGAAGATTTAAGGCAGTTCAGAATCGTCACAGGAAAGAGAAATGCTGAAGTTCTTGATCAATATCGCATTGCTTAG